Part of the Sodalinema gerasimenkoae IPPAS B-353 genome is shown below.
TTGAGAATCGCTATCGTCACCAGGATGGCTCTTATCGCTGGTGTCAATGGACGCTCGTGGTACTCGGTGATGGTCAACAGTTTTACGCCATCGGGCGAGTGTTAGCCCGTACCTCCACCTCTCCGGCCTATGCTAAGGGAGATAACCCGGAGGTAGAACAACTCTCACAAACTCTGTCCAATACCCTCGATGAACTCCGACAAACTCAACTGCAACTGGTGCAAACGGAAAAGATGTCCAGTTTGGGGCAGTTAGTCGCCGGGATTGCCCATGAAATTAATAATCCCGTTAACTTCATCTACGGCAACTTAGTTCATGCCAAGGAATACACGGAGGATATTCTCGGATTACTGGATCTATATCAACAGCATTACAGCGAACCCGCTCCTGAAATTAGCGAAGAGGCTGACTCCATCGATCTTGAATTTTTGCTGGACGACTTACCCCAGTTACTCAGTTCGATGATGGTGGGTGCGAACCGGGTTAAGGAAATTGTCAGTTCGTTGCGGAACTTCTCCCGCTTGGATGAGGTGGAGATGAAACGCTCAGATCTCCATGAAGGACTCGATAGTACCCTGGTAATTCTGCAAAATCGCATCAAAGCCAAACCCAGCCGCCCCGAGATTGTCATCGATAAGGTCTACGACGACTTACCGAAAGTGGAATGTTTCACGGGGCAAATGAACCAGGTCTTTATGAACATTGTCAGTAATGCCATTGATGCCCTAGATGAGCGAGATAACCATCGCAGTTATCAAGAGGTAGAAGCCCAACCCAGCCGTCTCACCCTTACTACAATCTGCAATGCTGATGATACGGTTACAATTCGCATTGCTGATAATGCCTCTGGAGTTCCCGAGTCGGTTCGTCAACAAATCTTTAAACCGTTCTTTACGACAAAACCGGTTGGCAAGGGAACGGGACTTGGGCTATCGATTAGTTATCAGATTGTCGTGGAGAAACATAAAGGGACTCTCGATTGTCGCTCCATGTTAGGAGAAGGAACGGAGTTTATTATCACGATTCCTATCTCCCACAGTGATTCCGATTAAACCAATCTAGGCGCTAGCCGTGAAGTTTTTGGCTAACCTCAGCCAAGGCTTTTCCTAACTCCCGAATAGCGGCATCTTGATCAGGGTCGGTCAAGTTTCCTTGCTCATCAAAGGCTTGATAGGCCCCGGATATAGCCTTTTGCTGAGGAATTACTGTCACGCCAATGTTTTGCAAGATATCCCGTACATGAACGAGGCCCCGTAAGCCTCCCATTCCTCCAGGAGAAGTGGCCATTAAGGCGGCAACTTTGCCTCGGAAACAGGTTAAGGATAAGGGGGGTTCTCCCTCTTCGGGACGGGAGGCCCAGTCAATGGCATTTTTTAGGAGTGGGGTGATGGAACTGTTATATTCTGGAGAAGCAATGAGAAGCCCTTGATGGGATTTGAGGAGTTTCTTGAAGGCCAGGACGGATTCAGGAAATCCCTCTTTGGCTTCTAAGTCTTGGTTATAGAGGGGCATGGGATAGTCCCCTAAGTCAATCACAGTGACATCGGCCCCGGCGGCTTCGGCACCTTGGGCAGCAATTTTGACGAGGGCTTTGTGAAAGGAACCAGCCCGAGAACTTCCGGCAAATGCGAGAATTTTGGTCATGGGGGGAGAAGGGAATAGGGAATAGGGAAAAGAAGGCAGTAGGGAAAAGAAGGCAGTAGGCAGTAGGCAATAGGCAAGAGAAGGGAACAGGGAACAGGGAACAGAAATAACACCGGGGCGTACCGTAAGTGGCGGGACCTAGGCGATAGGAAAGTTTAAGAAGAATCTAACATTTTTGGTCAGATTGAGTCAAGTTTTGGGGGTGTTTTTGATGCTACCCTTGTTATTGTTCGAGTCGTCCTAAGATACGTTGAATCGTGGAGGCATCGGGGGCGTCGGGGCGTAGGGATAGGTAACGTTCTAGGTCTTGGCTGGCGGCGATCGCCTGCCCGGATTGGTAATAAATTAAGCCGCGATCGCGCAATTCTAAAACGGCATTGGGGGCTAACAACAAAATACGTTCAATGGCGGCTAAGGCTTTACTGATTTCTTGCTGGGCAATATAAATGGCTTTGAGATTGGTTAACATCCGCACTAGGATTTTGTCGGAACTCACCGGTTCTAAGAACTCGGGCTGGAGGGAAATTGGTCTGCCATAAATTTGGGTCAGCCGTCGCTCACAATCTTCAGGGAACAGGACTTCACCGCCATTAAACGCATCAACAAAAATTCCCGCATCTTTAAACTCAGGACGAATGATGAAATGTCCAGGCATTCCCACCCCAACCATGGGGAACTCTAATCGCTTGGCCAGTTCTAAATAGACGACAGACAAGGTAATCGGAATCCCCACTCGACGCTCTAATACTTCATTGAGAAAACTATTTTTGGGGTCATAGTAATTCTCTTGGTTGCCCTGAAACTTAAGGGTTTCAAACAGATAACTATTTAGAGTGTTAATGACTCGCAGGGGATATCGTTCTTGGGGCAACTGTTGGGCGACATCCTCGGCGTAGCAGTCTAAACGCTGTAAATAGGCATCAATATCGAGGTCGGGATACTCTTCTAGGGCAATGCAGAGGGCAGCTTTGCCTAAGTCAATGGGCGTTTTCTTGATTTCATGATAAAAGGGTTGGCGAGACTGGGGAAAATCCATAATCTTATGATTTTTGGGGCGGTTAACGCGTATCCAGGATCTGGGACGGACGGTTTCAGTCCTGTTGCTTGAGGAACGCCAGTAAGGCCTGAGTGAACGCGGCGGGTTCAACTAAAAAGGCCCAATGGTTGCCGGGAACCTCACAGACCTCTAGATGTTCAAGATAGCGATAATAGGGCTTGAGTTGCCATTGACTGCGATTGAGTCCGGCTTCGGGTTTAATGAAAAGGGTGGGAACGCTGAGGGGTTCTGTTAAGCCATCGACGACCATCACATCATCAAAAATGCCATCTCGTGCGGCTTTGGTAAATTTACTGCCCCAGGTTCCGTCGGCTTTCTGTTCCAGACTCTCTTCAAAGGCTTGTCGTTGAGGGTCACTCCAGCCTCGATATTGTTTGAGGGTTTTGGCAGCTTCGATCGCCGCGTCGTGGGAAGCAAAGGGGCCCATGGCTTTGAGGAAGGGTAAGACGCGGTACAGCAGGGGGAAGGTAAACCGAGACCATTTGGGGAGTTTGCCGATGAAAAAGGGATCGACGAGAATGGCACTGCGGAATTGCCCGGGAAACTCGCGGGCCCAGATAGGAACAACTTTACCCGTCCAGGAATGACCGAGAATATGGGCCGATTCATAGCCGAGATGGGCCAGGAGGGCCTGTAAATCGCTGATGATCTGGTCGCAATGATAGCCTTGAGGGGGTTTGCTGCTGTTGCCGTGACCGCGTAAATCCGGGGCGATCGCCCGAAACCCCTCGGCGGCTAAGGCGTCTGCTACGGGTTGCCAGACTCCCGCATGATCGGCGAGGCCATGCAATAGCAAGATCGGTTCGCCGGTTTGTTCTCCCCAGTCCAAATAGGATAGGTGCAGGGAGTCCGGGCCTGGAAGGGATAAGGTGTGACGAGTAACCATAGGCAGAAGACACCAAGCAGCAGTGATAGGATGAAACGAGCAGCGCCGTTAGATCGCCGTTAGAGTTGAGAAGGGTTATGGATTCTGTTAAGGATAAGATTGTTCTTGTGACTGGGGCAAGTAGTGGCATTGGGGCTGCTTGCGCCAAACGCTTTGCTGAAGCGGGTTCGAGGCTGATTTTAGCGGCTCGTCGGGGCGATCGCCTTCAGGAGTTGGCGGGGAATCTGGATCGCCAATGGGGAACGGCGGTTCATTGTCTGACCTTGGATGTGCGCGATCGCCATGCCGTGATGAGTCAGCTAACGCAACTTCCGGCGGACTGGCAAGCCGTTGATATCCTGGTCAACAATGCTGGACTGAGTCGGGG
Proteins encoded:
- a CDS encoding PAS domain-containing sensor histidine kinase, which codes for MEHSNDFNLTLLRQVLDQSGTAIALFNRDLKSILWTQPWQDLFDLNPEGGQPYAELVPHAPPSWLAAYRRCLDGLPSVCPPYRLKLQNGDRRWLKEKLSPWYNEQGEISGVIVETQPLDLTEAIAQSWQTVFDNSPDLHCLIDQEGLLQRVNPAWHKHLGYAVEDLCQRQSLEYLHPDDLNSTRTAFHDLTPNAHVCFENRYRHQDGSYRWCQWTLVVLGDGQQFYAIGRVLARTSTSPAYAKGDNPEVEQLSQTLSNTLDELRQTQLQLVQTEKMSSLGQLVAGIAHEINNPVNFIYGNLVHAKEYTEDILGLLDLYQQHYSEPAPEISEEADSIDLEFLLDDLPQLLSSMMVGANRVKEIVSSLRNFSRLDEVEMKRSDLHEGLDSTLVILQNRIKAKPSRPEIVIDKVYDDLPKVECFTGQMNQVFMNIVSNAIDALDERDNHRSYQEVEAQPSRLTLTTICNADDTVTIRIADNASGVPESVRQQIFKPFFTTKPVGKGTGLGLSISYQIVVEKHKGTLDCRSMLGEGTEFIITIPISHSDSD
- a CDS encoding NADPH-dependent FMN reductase, coding for MTKILAFAGSSRAGSFHKALVKIAAQGAEAAGADVTVIDLGDYPMPLYNQDLEAKEGFPESVLAFKKLLKSHQGLLIASPEYNSSITPLLKNAIDWASRPEEGEPPLSLTCFRGKVAALMATSPGGMGGLRGLVHVRDILQNIGVTVIPQQKAISGAYQAFDEQGNLTDPDQDAAIRELGKALAEVSQKLHG
- a CDS encoding SirB1 family protein; translated protein: MDFPQSRQPFYHEIKKTPIDLGKAALCIALEEYPDLDIDAYLQRLDCYAEDVAQQLPQERYPLRVINTLNSYLFETLKFQGNQENYYDPKNSFLNEVLERRVGIPITLSVVYLELAKRLEFPMVGVGMPGHFIIRPEFKDAGIFVDAFNGGEVLFPEDCERRLTQIYGRPISLQPEFLEPVSSDKILVRMLTNLKAIYIAQQEISKALAAIERILLLAPNAVLELRDRGLIYYQSGQAIAASQDLERYLSLRPDAPDASTIQRILGRLEQ
- a CDS encoding alpha/beta fold hydrolase — its product is MVTRHTLSLPGPDSLHLSYLDWGEQTGEPILLLHGLADHAGVWQPVADALAAEGFRAIAPDLRGHGNSSKPPQGYHCDQIISDLQALLAHLGYESAHILGHSWTGKVVPIWAREFPGQFRSAILVDPFFIGKLPKWSRFTFPLLYRVLPFLKAMGPFASHDAAIEAAKTLKQYRGWSDPQRQAFEESLEQKADGTWGSKFTKAARDGIFDDVMVVDGLTEPLSVPTLFIKPEAGLNRSQWQLKPYYRYLEHLEVCEVPGNHWAFLVEPAAFTQALLAFLKQQD